A region from the Haemorhous mexicanus isolate bHaeMex1 chromosome 12, bHaeMex1.pri, whole genome shotgun sequence genome encodes:
- the RSPRY1 gene encoding RING finger and SPRY domain-containing protein 1 isoform X2, whose translation MIVVALVVFYASRSLFQALLLTLEHHIPRFLGALGAGSMGNSCVCRDDSGAEDNGTSQGRQTEHSRTHIPEARSHPRDPVRPPRRGRGPHEPRRKKQNVDGLVLDTLAVIRTLVDK comes from the coding sequence ATGATTGTAGTTGCTTTGGTTGTGTTCTATGCTAGCAGAAGCCTTTTCCAAGCTCTGCTGTTGACTCTAGAGCACCACATTCCCCGTTTCCTGGGAGCCTTGGGGGCTGGCAGCATGGGAAACTCGTGTGTTTGCCGTGACGACAGCGGAGCCGAGGACAACGGGACCTCTCAGGGCCGGcaaacagagcacagcaggacacaCATCCCTGAAGCAAGGAGCCACCCAAGGGACCCTGTCCGTCCACCCAGGAGGGGTCGAGGGCCTCATGaaccaaggaggaaaaaacagaatGTGGATGGGCTGGTGCTTGACACACTGGCTGTAATTCGGACGTTGGTAGATAAGTAA